One Alkaliphilus sp. B6464 genomic window carries:
- a CDS encoding murein hydrolase activator EnvC family protein — MKKKHGLALVILFSMTTTSLFSFANNATQYKNELKQNESKQKSITNELNKTVKKEGEVVTKIQSLEEEINKSEAEIESLYGKISTTEGEINTTVNKLTAAEEKIDDKQDVMGSRLNVMYKNGTIGYAEVLLSSKSITELLTNLDMVKKIVNHDVELLKDMKEQRDIIEEQKISLENQKRQLVNLKSSVEQKKKTLVVSRGEQERLRADLAKDKVALEKVLDQTKKDADEITNKIRSLQSNGAYVGGQLQWPVPGYSTVSSPFGNRIHPILKTKKFHSGIDIPAPSGRDVVAAGDGKVVSSGNLGSYGKAVIIDHGGGIMTLYAHNSKLLVQNGQAVKKGQKIALIGSTGLSTGPHLHFEVRKDGQYTDPIPYVRGK; from the coding sequence ATGAAGAAAAAACATGGACTTGCTTTGGTGATTCTGTTTTCAATGACAACTACATCGCTATTCTCATTTGCAAATAATGCAACACAATATAAGAATGAATTAAAGCAAAATGAATCAAAACAGAAAAGTATTACTAATGAACTAAACAAAACGGTGAAAAAAGAAGGCGAAGTTGTAACCAAAATACAGTCACTAGAAGAAGAAATCAATAAATCTGAAGCAGAAATAGAATCGTTATATGGTAAAATATCAACAACTGAAGGCGAAATTAATACAACAGTAAATAAGCTTACAGCAGCGGAAGAAAAGATAGATGATAAACAAGATGTAATGGGTTCAAGATTGAATGTTATGTATAAAAATGGAACCATAGGTTATGCTGAGGTACTGTTAAGCTCTAAAAGTATAACTGAGCTTCTGACAAATCTTGATATGGTAAAGAAGATAGTTAATCATGATGTTGAACTGCTAAAGGATATGAAAGAGCAAAGAGATATTATAGAAGAACAAAAGATTAGTTTAGAAAATCAAAAGCGTCAATTAGTTAATTTAAAATCTAGTGTAGAGCAAAAAAAGAAAACACTTGTAGTTTCTAGAGGAGAGCAGGAGCGTCTTAGAGCTGATTTGGCTAAGGATAAGGTTGCTTTAGAAAAAGTGTTAGATCAAACAAAAAAAGACGCAGATGAAATTACTAATAAAATTAGAAGTCTTCAATCGAATGGAGCTTATGTTGGAGGACAATTACAGTGGCCTGTTCCAGGATATTCAACAGTATCTTCTCCTTTTGGAAATAGAATTCATCCTATTTTAAAAACTAAAAAATTTCACTCTGGTATTGATATACCAGCGCCATCAGGTAGGGATGTAGTTGCAGCTGGGGATGGTAAGGTAGTAAGCTCTGGTAACTTAGGTTCCTATGGAAAGGCTGTAATTATTGACCATGGTGGTGGAATTATGACTTTATATGCCCACAATTCAAAACTACTGGTTCAAAATGGACAAGCTGTAAAAAAAGGTCAAAAGATTGCTCTTATAGGAAGTACAGGGTTATCTACAGGACCACATTTGCATTTTGAAGTGCGTAAAGATGGACAGTATACAGATCCTATTCCATATGTAAGAGGAAAATAA
- a CDS encoding PTS lactose/cellobiose transporter subunit IIA: MKYEELIFKLITQSGDAKSFAMEAIQLAKNKDFDKARDCLNKASKQLELAHRQQTELIHMEAQGNKIEVTLLLIHAQDHLMNAITTKDLASEIVDLYSIR, from the coding sequence ATGAAATATGAAGAACTAATCTTTAAATTAATCACTCAAAGTGGTGATGCTAAAAGTTTTGCCATGGAGGCTATTCAATTAGCTAAAAATAAGGATTTTGACAAGGCTAGAGATTGCTTAAATAAGGCTTCAAAACAATTAGAATTAGCACATAGACAACAAACTGAACTAATTCATATGGAGGCACAAGGTAATAAAATAGAGGTGACTTTATTATTAATACATGCCCAAGATCATTTAATGAATGCTATTACAACTAAGGACTTGGCAAGTGAAATTGTAGATTTATATAGTATTAGATGA
- a CDS encoding S41 family peptidase: MISKRKAIIGALLIFILTTILNFTVGSFITSPLGFGYAVPKGEYKQYEKFLALKDYLQKNYYKELDEEKLIEGAIKGMFDSIGDPYTQYMDHKEFSDSMARIKGTYGGIGVIVTPGDDGYVTVVSPIEDTPGEKAGLITGDKIVAVNGEAISGDKLDYAVELMKGKAGTEVTLTILRDGKDKTFDVNIKREEIRLKTVRSEVIENDIGYIRITMFDEQTAQDFKTHLDGLKKQNVKGIVLDLRNNPGGSLDQCVEIADIILGEQVIVYTEDRNGNREVKKSDKKQLELPLTVLVNKGSASASEILSGAIKDGNKGKIIGTTTFGKGLVQQVKPLSDGSGFKFTISEYFTPNGTNIHGIGVEPDIVVELPDEDETETTVEFQEDTQLKKAIEVLRSEIKK, encoded by the coding sequence ATGATCAGTAAACGAAAAGCTATAATTGGAGCCCTATTAATTTTTATTTTAACCACTATTTTAAACTTTACAGTGGGAAGTTTTATAACATCACCATTAGGATTTGGATATGCAGTTCCAAAGGGTGAGTATAAACAATATGAGAAGTTTTTAGCGCTTAAGGATTATTTACAAAAAAACTATTATAAAGAGCTAGACGAGGAAAAACTAATTGAAGGTGCTATAAAAGGAATGTTCGATAGTATAGGTGATCCATATACACAATATATGGACCATAAAGAATTTAGCGATTCAATGGCTAGAATTAAGGGAACCTATGGTGGTATAGGAGTAATTGTGACTCCAGGGGATGATGGTTATGTAACTGTAGTATCTCCAATAGAAGATACACCAGGAGAAAAAGCAGGTCTTATTACAGGAGATAAGATAGTAGCTGTTAATGGAGAAGCTATATCTGGAGATAAGCTTGACTATGCAGTAGAACTTATGAAAGGTAAGGCTGGAACTGAAGTAACACTTACGATTTTAAGGGATGGTAAAGATAAAACTTTTGATGTAAATATTAAAAGAGAAGAGATTCGTTTAAAAACAGTGCGTTCTGAAGTGATTGAGAATGATATTGGATATATTAGAATAACTATGTTTGATGAACAAACTGCACAAGATTTTAAAACTCATTTAGATGGACTAAAAAAGCAAAATGTTAAAGGGATCGTACTTGATTTAAGAAATAATCCAGGAGGATCATTGGATCAATGTGTAGAAATTGCTGATATTATATTAGGAGAACAAGTAATTGTATATACAGAAGATCGTAATGGTAATAGAGAGGTAAAAAAATCTGATAAAAAACAATTAGAATTACCGCTTACAGTTTTAGTAAACAAAGGAAGTGCTAGTGCTTCTGAGATTCTATCAGGAGCAATTAAGGATGGTAATAAGGGTAAGATTATAGGTACTACTACCTTTGGTAAAGGATTGGTACAGCAGGTTAAACCTCTTTCTGATGGAAGTGGATTTAAATTTACTATTTCTGAATATTTTACTCCAAATGGAACTAATATTCATGGTATCGGAGTAGAGCCAGATATTGTAGTTGAATTACCAGATGAAGATGAAACTGAAACTACAGTAGAGTTCCAAGAGGACACTCAATTAAAGAAAGCTATAGAAGTGCTTAGATCTGAAATTAAAAAATAA
- a CDS encoding PTS sugar transporter subunit IIC: MKAFMKAMEKYFIPVASKIGAQRHLVAIRDGFIGIMPLILAGSFAVLLNSTLVKWVPGLAFLGTINGNVWWGTLAIMTLLVVFSIGYNLAKSYDVDPLAAGLISIASFIVITPQAHGNAGWGYIFQGYLNATGLFTGIIVALLATEIFVKVIKKDIVIRMPDTVPPAVGRAFVSVIPGIITVYIFGVIPLIITKLGGTSLYDIILTTIQRPLEGFSQGILSAILFSMLISIFWFFGLHGGNIMDPVINALYLPALEANASAVQQGLEATNIVTKSFFDAYVHLGGAGATLALIVAIYIGSKKRKEYREVAKLCTGPGLFQINEPIMFGIPIVLNPLLFIPYIIIPGVLTLIAYLATVSGLVPITYVAIPWTTPPILGGVLATGGSLMGGLLSLINFAVAVIIYLPFVLLADRYTDNDKDLVESQG, from the coding sequence ATGAAAGCATTTATGAAAGCAATGGAAAAGTATTTTATACCAGTTGCATCGAAAATAGGAGCTCAAAGACATTTAGTAGCAATTCGTGATGGATTTATTGGTATTATGCCATTAATTTTGGCAGGTTCATTCGCAGTATTATTAAACAGTACTTTAGTAAAATGGGTACCTGGATTAGCTTTTTTAGGAACAATCAATGGTAATGTATGGTGGGGTACGTTAGCTATTATGACCTTGCTAGTAGTATTTTCTATCGGATATAACTTGGCAAAAAGTTATGATGTTGATCCTCTTGCTGCAGGACTTATCTCTATAGCTTCTTTTATAGTAATTACACCTCAGGCTCATGGCAATGCAGGTTGGGGATATATATTTCAAGGATATTTAAATGCTACAGGATTATTTACTGGAATTATTGTTGCATTACTAGCTACAGAAATTTTTGTTAAAGTAATAAAGAAAGATATAGTTATTAGGATGCCTGATACTGTTCCGCCAGCAGTTGGAAGAGCATTTGTTTCTGTAATTCCTGGAATAATTACAGTATATATATTTGGAGTGATTCCACTTATAATTACAAAACTAGGAGGAACAAGTTTATACGATATTATTTTAACTACAATTCAAAGACCGTTGGAAGGCTTTAGCCAAGGTATATTATCTGCAATACTTTTTTCTATGCTAATCAGTATATTCTGGTTCTTTGGCCTACACGGCGGCAATATTATGGATCCAGTTATAAATGCACTTTATTTGCCAGCACTTGAAGCTAATGCTAGTGCAGTACAACAGGGACTTGAAGCTACTAATATTGTTACAAAATCATTTTTTGATGCTTATGTTCACTTAGGTGGGGCAGGTGCTACTCTAGCTTTAATTGTAGCAATATATATTGGTTCTAAAAAACGTAAAGAGTATAGAGAAGTAGCAAAGCTTTGTACTGGACCAGGATTATTTCAGATTAATGAGCCTATTATGTTTGGAATACCTATTGTATTAAATCCGCTACTATTTATTCCATATATTATTATACCAGGAGTGTTAACATTAATAGCTTATTTAGCTACTGTATCAGGCTTAGTACCTATTACCTACGTTGCAATTCCGTGGACTACACCTCCTATTTTAGGCGGGGTTTTAGCTACGGGAGGAAGTCTTATGGGTGGATTATTATCTCTTATTAACTTTGCTGTAGCTGTTATAATATACCTTCCATTTGTCTTATTAGCTGATAGGTATACAGATAATGATAAAGATCTTGTAGAGAGTCAGGGATAA
- a CDS encoding 6-phospho-beta-glucosidase, which yields MEQIKKTGLKLVIIGGGSSYTPEFIEGLIKRHKELPVEELWLVDIVDGQEKLNIVGNLSQRMVKEAGVPISINITLDRQKALKDADFVATQIRVGLLQARAKDEAMPLSYEFIGQETNGAGGLLKGLRTVPVILNIANEMSELCPNAWLINFTNPTGMLTEALARYSKHRKFIGLCNVPIGMERGLADILQIDSSRIRIDFAGLNHMVYGFNMFVDGIDKTKEVIDQYIKKSDSINMKNIIAMKWDADFIKALQLIPCPYHKYYYKTKDMLNDELENYKLGKTRAEEVMETEKELFNLYKDESLKEKPKQLERRGGAYYSDAACNLISSIYNDKGDLQVVNTFNQGTLEDFSWDEIVEISCKITKDGPIPHKFIDKLPVYVSGLVKQIKQFEVLGAEAAVEGNYNKALLAMITNPLISDDNKGHKLLDEMLKVNKRFLPKFFDELGNIKK from the coding sequence TTGGAACAAATAAAAAAAACAGGATTAAAGCTTGTAATAATCGGCGGAGGATCTTCCTATACTCCTGAATTTATAGAAGGATTAATTAAACGTCATAAAGAGTTGCCTGTTGAAGAATTATGGTTAGTAGATATTGTAGATGGACAAGAAAAATTAAATATAGTAGGAAATCTCTCTCAAAGGATGGTTAAGGAAGCAGGGGTTCCTATAAGCATTAATATTACATTGGATAGACAGAAAGCCCTCAAAGACGCAGACTTTGTTGCAACTCAAATTAGGGTAGGACTTTTACAAGCTAGAGCTAAGGATGAAGCAATGCCACTTTCTTATGAATTTATTGGACAAGAGACTAATGGTGCAGGAGGATTATTGAAAGGCTTAAGAACAGTTCCAGTAATATTAAATATTGCTAATGAAATGAGCGAATTGTGTCCTAATGCATGGCTTATAAACTTTACAAATCCAACTGGAATGCTTACAGAAGCTTTGGCTAGATACTCGAAGCATAGGAAATTTATTGGTTTATGTAATGTGCCAATTGGAATGGAAAGAGGATTAGCGGATATTTTACAAATTGATTCTAGTAGAATACGAATTGACTTTGCCGGCTTAAATCATATGGTTTATGGATTTAATATGTTCGTTGATGGAATTGATAAAACTAAAGAGGTTATCGATCAGTATATAAAAAAATCTGATAGTATTAATATGAAAAATATTATAGCAATGAAGTGGGATGCAGATTTTATTAAAGCACTTCAACTTATACCTTGCCCCTATCACAAATATTATTACAAAACAAAAGATATGTTAAATGATGAGCTTGAAAACTATAAACTTGGCAAAACTAGGGCAGAAGAAGTTATGGAAACTGAAAAGGAATTGTTTAACCTATATAAAGATGAAAGTTTAAAAGAAAAGCCAAAACAATTGGAAAGAAGAGGAGGAGCTTACTATTCTGATGCAGCTTGCAACTTAATTTCATCTATTTATAATGATAAAGGAGATCTACAAGTTGTAAATACTTTTAATCAAGGAACCCTTGAAGACTTTTCCTGGGATGAAATAGTAGAAATTAGTTGTAAAATTACAAAGGATGGACCTATTCCTCATAAATTTATAGATAAATTGCCTGTTTATGTATCTGGACTAGTAAAGCAGATTAAACAATTTGAAGTTTTAGGTGCAGAAGCAGCAGTAGAAGGCAATTATAATAAGGCATTGCTTGCAATGATTACAAATCCTCTTATTTCTGATGATAATAAGGGACATAAGCTGTTAGATGAGATGCTAAAAGTTAATAAAAGATTTTTACCTAAATTTTTTGACGAACTTGGTAATATTAAAAAGTAA
- a CDS encoding PTS sugar transporter subunit IIB, whose amino-acid sequence MKRIMLICSGGMSTSLLCTKIQKSAKEKNIEVEVFAVAEAEMKRRLDNIDVILLGPQVRYLLSKIKNDVEGKGIAVDVIESISYGTMNGQAVLKQAMSLME is encoded by the coding sequence GTGAAACGCATAATGCTAATTTGTTCTGGAGGGATGTCAACAAGCTTACTTTGTACAAAAATACAAAAAAGCGCTAAGGAAAAAAATATAGAGGTTGAAGTATTTGCAGTTGCAGAGGCAGAAATGAAGAGACGTCTGGATAATATTGACGTAATTCTTCTAGGACCTCAAGTGAGATATCTTCTAAGCAAAATAAAAAATGATGTAGAGGGAAAGGGAATTGCTGTAGATGTAATTGAAAGTATAAGTTATGGAACAATGAACGGCCAAGCAGTATTAAAGCAAGCAATGAGTTTAATGGAATAA
- a CDS encoding 5-formyltetrahydrofolate cyclo-ligase, with amino-acid sequence MKKEIRKNILQGKDTFSNKMVREKSLAMMDTLSKIDFYKNANNVMLYISFGKEVTMKPIIDDLQNREKRVFIPVTVPATKALIVSELKSYEDDLVVGHFGIMESKEEALRPVEPSILDLVIVPGVAFDKNGYRIGYGGGYYDRFLPRLPEKTTTISLAFEMQLIDKVPTSQYDLPVQYIITEEQFIKCKKDND; translated from the coding sequence TTGAAAAAAGAAATTAGAAAAAATATTTTACAAGGAAAAGATACATTTTCTAATAAAATGGTAAGAGAAAAAAGCCTTGCTATGATGGACACACTGAGTAAGATAGATTTTTATAAAAATGCTAATAATGTAATGCTTTATATTTCATTCGGAAAAGAAGTTACTATGAAGCCTATCATTGATGACCTTCAAAATCGTGAAAAAAGAGTCTTTATTCCTGTAACAGTACCTGCAACTAAGGCTTTAATTGTGTCGGAATTAAAAAGCTATGAAGATGATCTAGTAGTGGGACATTTTGGAATTATGGAATCTAAGGAAGAAGCTCTAAGACCAGTAGAGCCTAGTATATTAGATTTAGTTATTGTCCCTGGTGTTGCATTCGACAAAAATGGGTATCGTATAGGATATGGTGGAGGCTATTATGATAGGTTTCTTCCTAGATTACCAGAAAAAACAACAACAATATCGCTAGCCTTCGAAATGCAACTAATAGATAAAGTACCTACCTCACAATATGACTTACCCGTACAGTACATAATTACGGAAGAACAGTTTATTAAATGTAAAAAGGATAACGACTAG
- the ftsX gene encoding permease-like cell division protein FtsX — protein sequence MKGRTVKYMFRQSFTGLWRNRGMTVASIGSVAASLIILGLVITLVLNISNAAYLAQMQFDEIQVYLQEDLSVEEIDSVGKQIEKIQGIAESTYESKEMALEKFKESWGEQGYLLESLESNPLPNSYIIQVENLETADNIVKELKPLEGIDEIKYYKEIVDQLLNVAKFIRTVGLAIILILILVAVFIISNTIKLTLNARRQEIGIMKYVGATNWFIRWPFLIEGMLLGFIGAALSIVVVYFGYQYAFDVITRYFYVMFSTYMISVRDMMDKIMLMFGVLGTGVGALGSIFSLRRHLKV from the coding sequence ATGAAGGGTAGAACTGTTAAATATATGTTTCGTCAAAGTTTTACAGGTCTTTGGCGTAATAGAGGAATGACTGTAGCATCTATCGGATCTGTGGCTGCATCATTAATAATATTAGGACTAGTCATTACTTTAGTATTAAATATTAGTAATGCTGCATATTTAGCTCAGATGCAATTCGATGAAATACAAGTGTACTTACAAGAAGATTTATCTGTTGAAGAGATAGATAGTGTAGGCAAACAAATAGAAAAAATACAAGGAATAGCAGAAAGTACTTATGAGTCCAAAGAAATGGCTCTAGAAAAGTTTAAAGAAAGTTGGGGAGAACAGGGGTATTTATTAGAAAGCTTAGAATCAAATCCTCTACCCAATTCTTATATAATCCAAGTTGAAAACCTTGAAACAGCAGATAATATTGTAAAAGAGTTAAAACCATTAGAAGGAATAGATGAAATTAAATATTATAAGGAAATAGTAGACCAACTACTAAATGTAGCAAAGTTTATTAGAACAGTTGGATTAGCTATTATTTTAATTTTAATTTTAGTTGCCGTATTTATTATTTCAAATACAATAAAACTTACATTAAATGCTAGAAGACAGGAAATTGGAATAATGAAGTATGTTGGAGCAACTAACTGGTTTATCAGATGGCCATTCCTTATTGAAGGAATGCTATTAGGTTTTATTGGAGCAGCTTTATCCATAGTAGTTGTTTATTTTGGATACCAATATGCCTTTGATGTTATTACTAGGTATTTTTATGTAATGTTTAGTACTTATATGATATCAGTTCGCGATATGATGGACAAAATAATGCTTATGTTTGGAGTATTGGGTACTGGGGTAGGTGCTTTAGGAAGTATATTTTCACTAAGAAGACATTTAAAAGTTTAA
- a CDS encoding carbohydrate deacetylase: protein MKLIVNGDDFGVTKGVTLGILDCMENGIVTETTAMVNGLYFEEGIREAENRGIDKIGIHLTLTWGKPILPAREVPTLVDNMGNFHKSISEKIEYNYEEVRDELRAQIIKFKEFFKEPTHIDGHHHFYAFDESLLEIVLDLSKEFNIPARCPEDKMIRSYNIKGVKTTECFTAEFYKNNATLNKLMNIISQYKHCETLELMCHPAYIDEDLFKVSTYVDYRKKEYEILVSDTIKNFINQANIQLISFNDI from the coding sequence GTGAAACTAATAGTAAATGGGGACGACTTTGGTGTAACTAAAGGAGTAACCTTAGGCATACTAGATTGTATGGAGAATGGGATTGTAACAGAAACTACAGCTATGGTAAATGGCTTATACTTTGAAGAAGGTATTAGGGAAGCAGAAAATCGTGGTATAGATAAAATTGGTATACACCTTACTCTAACCTGGGGTAAACCTATTTTACCTGCTAGAGAAGTACCCACTTTAGTTGATAATATGGGAAATTTCCATAAAAGTATAAGTGAAAAAATAGAATATAACTATGAAGAAGTTAGAGATGAATTAAGGGCTCAAATTATAAAATTTAAAGAGTTTTTCAAAGAGCCTACCCATATAGACGGACATCATCATTTCTATGCATTTGATGAAAGCTTACTTGAAATAGTACTGGATTTAAGTAAAGAATTTAATATTCCGGCCAGATGTCCAGAGGATAAAATGATAAGAAGCTACAATATTAAGGGAGTTAAGACTACAGAATGTTTTACAGCAGAATTTTATAAGAATAATGCTACACTTAATAAGCTTATGAATATAATTTCTCAGTATAAGCATTGTGAAACTTTAGAGTTAATGTGTCATCCGGCCTATATAGATGAGGATCTTTTTAAGGTAAGCACATATGTAGACTATAGAAAAAAAGAATATGAAATTTTAGTATCAGATACAATAAAAAATTTTATTAATCAGGCTAATATTCAACTTATTAGCTTTAATGATATATGA
- the ftsE gene encoding cell division ATP-binding protein FtsE codes for MIELRNVTKTYLKGVQALTNINLKIEKEDFIFLVGPSGAGKSTFIKLLLKEEDPTEGNIIINGQDVTKITRRKIPYHRRSIGVVFQDFRLLPNKTVYENVAFAMQIIEASSKEIRRQVPMVLGMVGLSDKASSYPHQLSGGERQRVSIARAIVNNPSILIADEPTGNLDPETAWEIMKVLKQINRRGTTVVMATHARDIVDVMQQRVIALEKGRVVRDQQRGAYDYEG; via the coding sequence TTGATCGAATTACGAAATGTAACTAAGACGTATTTAAAAGGGGTACAAGCTTTAACAAATATAAACTTAAAAATAGAAAAGGAAGATTTTATATTCCTTGTTGGTCCAAGTGGTGCGGGAAAATCGACTTTTATTAAACTGCTTTTAAAGGAAGAGGATCCTACAGAAGGAAACATCATTATTAATGGTCAAGATGTAACTAAAATAACAAGACGTAAAATTCCATATCATAGACGTAGTATCGGAGTTGTATTCCAAGATTTTAGATTACTTCCAAATAAAACTGTTTATGAAAATGTCGCTTTTGCTATGCAAATTATAGAGGCTTCATCTAAGGAAATTAGAAGACAGGTACCGATGGTATTAGGAATGGTTGGATTAAGTGACAAGGCTTCATCTTATCCACATCAGTTATCTGGTGGAGAAAGACAGAGGGTTTCAATTGCTAGAGCTATTGTAAATAATCCTTCCATATTAATTGCAGATGAGCCCACAGGAAACTTAGACCCAGAAACAGCTTGGGAGATTATGAAGGTACTAAAACAAATAAATAGACGTGGTACAACTGTAGTTATGGCAACCCATGCAAGAGATATTGTAGATGTAATGCAACAACGTGTAATTGCCTTAGAAAAGGGCAGAGTTGTTCGTGACCAGCAAAGGGGGGCATACGACTATGAAGGGTAG